A single Pan troglodytes isolate AG18354 chromosome X, NHGRI_mPanTro3-v2.0_pri, whole genome shotgun sequence DNA region contains:
- the LOC739275 gene encoding putative nucleosome assembly protein 1-like 6 has product MMEGLGKHSTAGEMGPLLGAVAATASPQSLMEYSSDADFIESLPLVVKYRVYTLKKLQAKCAVLEAKYLREFHSVERKFATIYGPLLEKRRQITNALYEPTKEECER; this is encoded by the coding sequence ATGATGGAAGGGCTCGGAAAACACAGCACAGCCGGTGAAATGGGCCCATTACTCGGCGCTGTGGCAGCCACAGCCTCTCCGCAGTCTTTGATGGAGTACTCCTCAGACGCAGATTTTATTGAGAGCCTGCCTCTGGTGGTTAAGTACCGAGTGTACACTCTCAAAAAGCTTCAGGCCAAATGTGCCGTGCTAGAGGCCAAGTACCTGAGGGAATTTCATTCCGTCGAGAGGAAGTTTGCCACCATCTATGGACCCTTATTGGAAAAGAGACGGCAGATCACCAATGCACTGTATGAGCCCACGAAAGAGGAGTGTGAGAGGTGA